Proteins encoded in a region of the Persephonella sp. genome:
- the thiE gene encoding thiamine phosphate synthase: MQAFLKKYYAITDRKQFKYDFETQIKRMLDAGIRMFQLREKDLSSDQLFYLAQKLSNLLKGYDTSFFINDRVDIAVLTGANGVHLPSKSVPIEVIKHKFPELIVGKSCHSVEEAIEAEKAGADYITFSPIFETPGKGEPKGLEALKEVVQKVNIPVYALGGITEDKIPEVLKTGAYGIAGIRIFIK, from the coding sequence ATGCAGGCATTTCTAAAAAAATATTATGCAATAACTGACAGAAAACAGTTCAAATATGACTTTGAAACCCAGATAAAAAGGATGCTTGATGCAGGCATCCGAATGTTTCAATTAAGGGAAAAGGATTTATCCTCTGACCAGCTTTTTTACCTTGCACAGAAATTATCAAATCTTCTAAAAGGATATGACACCTCATTTTTTATTAATGATAGAGTTGATATAGCTGTTTTGACAGGTGCTAATGGTGTTCATTTGCCTTCAAAGTCTGTTCCGATTGAGGTTATAAAGCATAAGTTTCCGGAGTTAATTGTTGGTAAATCCTGTCATTCTGTTGAAGAAGCAATTGAAGCAGAAAAGGCAGGGGCAGATTATATAACATTTTCCCCGATATTTGAAACTCCCGGGAAAGGAGAGCCTAAAGGATTAGAAGCTTTAAAAGAAGTGGTCCAGAAGGTTAATATTCCTGTTTATGCCCTTGGAGGAATTACAGAAGATAAAATACCTGAAGTTTTAAAAACAGGAGCCTATGGCATCGCAGGCATAAGAATTTTTATCAAATAG
- a CDS encoding Trm112 family protein, which translates to MIPEELIQILACPECKGELLYLKDVFVCENCMLKFEIIDDIPDFLPDDAQKITQEELEKLKNEG; encoded by the coding sequence ATGATACCTGAAGAACTTATCCAAATACTTGCCTGTCCTGAATGTAAAGGGGAACTTTTATACCTAAAAGATGTTTTTGTTTGTGAAAATTGTATGCTTAAATTTGAAATTATAGATGATATTCCTGACTTTCTCCCGGATGATGCCCAAAAAATAACACAAGAAGAGCTGGAAAAATTAAAAAATGAAGGATAA
- a CDS encoding ABC transporter substrate-binding protein produces the protein MKDNILAFLKAVLLIVILFLPIYLISPSEKQNSEYSIKKVNPDQFNVEIGIEGGTLKKALAGDAKTLNPVMAQETTSTAMIGMMFNGLTKTNVKTLLPEPDLAESWERDKTGTIWIFHLRKNAKWFDGKPVTADDVVFTYNQIYYNPDIPTSVKDMLYIEGKKFIVEKIDKYTVRFKIPKPFAPFLQAVGEPILPKHILEKSVKDKTFTSTWGVNTDPNKIIGTGPYKLVEYVIGQYAIYERNPYYWEKDQKEQKLPYITKIKAQIIGDPDVRLIKFVSGEIDYYGVRPSDLPELLPKAKEKNFTIYNLGPTPSTTFVVFNQNPKAPIPKYKLKWFRNKKFRQAISYAVDRKGIINIAYNGLAYPIYTGVTPANRRLYDENYYPKYPFNLKKAKQLLIEAGFHEGKDGYLYDAEGHKLQFTLITNSGNKEREIIGNILKDDLKRIGIEVNFQAIDFNNLVSRLMSNYDWEAVIIGLTGSMDPYFGQNVWLSSGHLHMWYPAQKKPATKWEAEIDRLFQQAAVELDPKKRDMLYKKAFRIIGEEQPMIFIAAPEELLAVKNKLKNVFPTVWGWYKDEYVYIKP, from the coding sequence ATGAAGGATAATATTCTGGCCTTTTTAAAGGCTGTTTTGCTTATTGTTATTCTATTTTTGCCTATATATCTAATCTCTCCATCGGAAAAACAAAATTCTGAATACAGTATCAAAAAGGTAAATCCTGACCAGTTCAATGTTGAGATAGGTATTGAAGGGGGGACTCTGAAAAAAGCCCTTGCCGGTGATGCAAAAACCCTTAATCCTGTAATGGCACAGGAAACAACCTCAACAGCAATGATAGGAATGATGTTTAACGGCCTAACCAAAACCAATGTAAAAACCTTACTACCTGAGCCCGACCTTGCAGAGAGCTGGGAAAGGGACAAAACAGGAACCATATGGATTTTTCATCTGAGAAAAAATGCAAAATGGTTTGATGGAAAACCTGTTACTGCAGATGATGTTGTATTTACCTATAACCAGATTTATTATAACCCTGATATCCCCACCTCAGTTAAGGATATGCTTTATATAGAAGGTAAAAAATTTATTGTAGAAAAAATTGACAAATACACAGTTAGATTTAAAATACCAAAACCATTTGCACCCTTTTTACAGGCTGTCGGGGAACCAATACTACCTAAGCATATCTTGGAAAAAAGTGTAAAAGATAAAACCTTCACTTCAACATGGGGAGTAAACACAGACCCTAACAAAATAATAGGCACAGGTCCATATAAACTTGTTGAGTATGTAATAGGACAGTATGCAATATACGAGAGAAATCCTTACTATTGGGAAAAAGACCAAAAAGAACAGAAACTTCCTTATATAACAAAAATAAAAGCCCAGATAATAGGCGACCCTGACGTTAGGTTAATAAAATTTGTTTCAGGTGAAATAGATTACTACGGAGTCAGACCTTCTGATCTTCCTGAGCTATTACCAAAGGCTAAGGAAAAAAACTTTACAATTTATAATTTAGGTCCTACACCATCAACAACATTTGTTGTTTTTAATCAGAACCCTAAAGCCCCTATTCCTAAATACAAGCTAAAATGGTTCAGAAACAAAAAATTCAGACAGGCAATTTCATACGCAGTTGATAGAAAAGGGATAATAAACATAGCTTATAATGGCCTTGCATATCCGATTTATACAGGAGTTACCCCTGCAAACAGAAGACTATACGATGAAAACTACTATCCTAAATACCCTTTTAACCTAAAAAAAGCAAAACAGCTTTTAATCGAAGCAGGTTTCCACGAAGGAAAAGATGGATATCTGTATGACGCTGAAGGGCACAAATTACAGTTTACCCTTATAACAAACTCAGGAAATAAAGAAAGGGAAATAATCGGAAATATCCTGAAAGACGACCTGAAAAGAATAGGCATTGAAGTTAATTTTCAGGCTATAGATTTTAATAATCTTGTAAGCAGGCTGATGTCTAATTACGATTGGGAAGCAGTAATAATCGGTTTGACCGGTAGTATGGATCCTTATTTCGGCCAAAATGTATGGCTTTCTTCCGGACATCTTCACATGTGGTATCCTGCCCAGAAAAAACCTGCGACAAAATGGGAAGCAGAAATAGACAGATTATTCCAGCAGGCTGCTGTAGAACTTGATCCTAAAAAGAGGGATATGCTTTATAAAAAAGCTTTTAGAATAATAGGAGAGGAGCAGCCTATGATATTTATAGCTGCTCCTGAAGAACTTCTTGCAGTTAAAAATAAACTTAAAAATGTATTTCCAACCGTTTGGGGATGGTATAAAGATGAGTATGTTTATATAAAACCTTAA
- a CDS encoding flagellar biosynthesis protein FlgI has translation MKKLIAGLVSLCVLSSFAVAKDQKEIEKEIRQIAGKYGCLACHDIDKPKNSIPYRVIAKEYQGQPNAVEKLFKSVKFASFGKWQKIGPEKYGMKPRAIYMPRQRSIPPDELRKLLKLILSLDTSSVKVKQ, from the coding sequence ATGAAAAAATTAATTGCAGGGCTCGTTAGCTTATGTGTTCTAAGTTCCTTTGCTGTAGCCAAAGACCAGAAAGAAATTGAAAAGGAAATCAGACAGATTGCCGGTAAATATGGATGCCTTGCCTGTCATGATATTGATAAGCCTAAAAACTCTATTCCTTACAGGGTAATAGCAAAAGAATATCAAGGACAGCCTAATGCAGTTGAAAAGCTATTTAAGAGTGTTAAATTTGCAAGCTTTGGAAAATGGCAAAAAATTGGTCCTGAAAAATATGGTATGAAACCAAGGGCTATCTATATGCCGAGACAAAGGTCTATTCCACCAGATGAATTAAGAAAATTACTAAAACTTATTCTATCTTTGGATACAAGTAGTGTAAAGGTTAAACAATGA
- a CDS encoding class II aldolase/adducin family protein — protein sequence MSIIDEIIFTGKVLYKEGLVNSHAGNISVRDGNTIYITRTGAMLGYLTENDIVKVPVYKASEVDKIASSELIVHRAVYQKTDYKAIIHAHPVNAVALSFKVGEKFVPVDNEGKLFLKEVPILPEYPSASPELAEAVSDFFSNNPHNIIIIKTHGSFAVHNSLNYALKLTSDLEFCAKVFNLVSH from the coding sequence ATGAGCATAATAGATGAGATTATATTTACAGGGAAGGTTTTATATAAAGAAGGCCTTGTTAATTCCCATGCAGGTAATATCAGTGTTAGAGATGGAAACACAATCTATATCACAAGAACAGGTGCAATGCTTGGGTATCTAACGGAAAATGATATTGTTAAGGTCCCTGTATATAAGGCTTCAGAAGTAGATAAAATAGCTTCTTCAGAGCTGATAGTCCATAGAGCCGTTTATCAGAAAACTGACTATAAAGCTATAATTCATGCACATCCTGTTAATGCTGTTGCTTTGAGTTTTAAAGTAGGGGAAAAGTTTGTCCCTGTTGATAATGAAGGAAAGCTATTTTTAAAGGAAGTTCCTATATTGCCTGAGTATCCCAGTGCTTCACCTGAGCTGGCTGAAGCTGTTTCTGATTTTTTCTCAAATAATCCTCACAATATTATTATCATCAAAACACATGGCAGTTTTGCTGTGCATAATTCTCTCAATTATGCTTTGAAGCTAACATCTGACCTTGAGTTTTGTGCAAAGGTGTTTAATCTCGTAAGTCATTGA
- a CDS encoding polysaccharide deacetylase family protein: protein MKRLKLLLKLTILPNMITAVFLLLTSIKAYAGYATVLIYHRFDENKYPTTSISTKVFEKQMRYLKENGYNVIPLKQLINYLENKKEIPPKTVVITIDDGYRSTMKAYRILKKYGFPFTIFLGMEGIARYPAFLTKEELRILKKDKLVSFGNHSYSHARFARLMVKMSPEKYEEFIKKDTEKAEKKLKKLLGYIPKIYAYPYGEYTKPYIEVLKSMGYKVMLSQDPQNVDKNTPLYLIQRQAIVGSWASMKHFRLVLNTEVLPVISHKPDIGYLPENPPKIIQVKIKNPQIYKNCQIYLTEIGWKRAKKKDDILFIDGIQKLRKWKNRIGIKCINKKTGKRATFFWSVYTK, encoded by the coding sequence TTGAAAAGATTAAAATTGTTATTAAAACTAACCATCTTACCAAATATGATAACTGCCGTCTTTCTCCTGCTTACATCCATTAAGGCTTATGCCGGATATGCAACGGTTTTAATCTATCATAGGTTTGACGAAAACAAATACCCTACAACCTCTATATCAACAAAAGTTTTTGAAAAACAGATGAGATATCTCAAAGAAAATGGATACAATGTAATTCCTTTAAAGCAGCTAATTAATTACCTTGAAAATAAAAAAGAAATTCCTCCCAAAACTGTTGTGATTACTATAGATGATGGTTATCGTTCAACTATGAAGGCTTACAGAATACTGAAAAAATACGGTTTTCCGTTTACTATTTTTCTGGGAATGGAAGGTATTGCAAGGTACCCTGCATTTTTGACCAAGGAAGAGCTAAGAATACTAAAAAAAGACAAACTTGTTTCATTTGGTAATCATTCCTATTCCCATGCCAGATTTGCCAGATTAATGGTAAAAATGTCCCCTGAAAAATATGAAGAATTTATCAAAAAGGACACAGAAAAAGCTGAAAAAAAACTAAAAAAATTACTGGGATATATTCCTAAAATATATGCATATCCTTATGGAGAATATACGAAACCATATATAGAAGTTCTGAAATCTATGGGATATAAAGTAATGCTTTCCCAAGACCCTCAAAATGTGGATAAAAACACTCCCCTGTATCTTATACAGAGGCAGGCAATTGTTGGTAGTTGGGCAAGTATGAAACATTTTAGGCTTGTTTTAAACACAGAGGTTTTGCCGGTTATAAGCCATAAACCTGATATTGGGTATCTTCCTGAAAATCCTCCTAAAATAATTCAGGTCAAAATAAAAAATCCTCAAATATACAAAAACTGTCAGATTTATCTAACTGAAATTGGCTGGAAAAGGGCTAAAAAGAAAGATGATATCCTTTTCATAGATGGAATTCAGAAACTTAGAAAATGGAAAAACAGAATAGGTATAAAATGTATTAATAAAAAAACAGGAAAAAGAGCAACATTTTTTTGGAGTGTTTATACAAAATGA
- a CDS encoding glucosaminidase domain-containing protein: MDRIDNFYRKLRIFYKRLSGREKITIFLVSFLFFIVLLKAIHDVRTYRIIKKEELEKAFKFKKVIVLYRTIHRYSDIVPVNCSAVVPVTYTKVISLGRLPIPERKKKFIDMVLPSILIVNFYIKQNRDFVLYVKKKIEDGKYLLPNEEEKIKELMEKYKAETLNELLEKMNVNPVSIVLAQAAIESGWGTSRFFVEANNIFGVWTFNKKYASKIKASKSNVYLKAYPSLLDSVWDYYYSINMSWAYKKFRLVRLKTDDPLLLSNYLEKYSILRERYVEKIKIVIKTNHLTKYDNCRLSPAYIH, translated from the coding sequence ATGGATAGAATTGATAATTTTTATAGGAAATTAAGAATTTTTTACAAAAGGCTTTCCGGTAGGGAAAAAATAACAATCTTTTTAGTTTCTTTTCTTTTTTTTATTGTGCTTTTGAAGGCTATCCATGATGTTAGAACTTACAGAATTATTAAGAAAGAAGAATTAGAAAAGGCATTTAAGTTCAAGAAAGTTATTGTCTTATACAGAACCATCCACAGATATTCTGATATAGTCCCGGTGAACTGTTCTGCAGTAGTTCCTGTTACTTATACAAAGGTGATTTCTCTTGGCAGACTACCTATTCCTGAAAGAAAGAAAAAATTCATAGATATGGTTTTGCCTTCTATTTTAATTGTTAATTTTTATATCAAACAAAACAGAGATTTTGTCCTATATGTTAAGAAAAAAATAGAAGACGGGAAATATCTGTTACCTAATGAAGAAGAAAAAATAAAAGAACTTATGGAAAAATATAAAGCCGAAACCCTTAACGAACTTTTAGAAAAAATGAATGTCAATCCTGTTAGCATTGTTCTTGCACAGGCAGCAATAGAAAGTGGATGGGGAACATCAAGATTTTTTGTAGAGGCCAATAATATTTTTGGTGTATGGACTTTCAATAAAAAATACGCCTCAAAAATAAAAGCCAGCAAATCAAATGTTTATCTCAAAGCTTATCCAAGCTTACTTGATTCAGTATGGGATTATTACTACAGCATAAATATGAGCTGGGCTTATAAAAAATTTAGACTGGTAAGACTGAAAACAGATGATCCCCTTTTACTTTCTAACTATCTTGAAAAATACTCAATATTAAGGGAGAGGTATGTTGAAAAGATTAAAATTGTTATTAAAACTAACCATCTTACCAAATATGATAACTGCCGTCTTTCTCCTGCTTACATCCATTAA
- the murC gene encoding UDP-N-acetylmuramate--L-alanine ligase, which yields MFRGKVRRIHFIGIGGSGMNGIAQVLLNQGFTVTGSDLKESQTVISLKEMGAKVFIGHDPKNVEGADVVVYSSAVKPDNPELVRAKELGIPTIPRGEMLAELMRFKYGIAIAGSHGKTTTTSMVGFILGKTGYDPTVVIGGKLEAYGSNAKLGRGEFIVTESDESDGSFLRLTPTIVSINNIDMEHLGFYKNLDDIKQAFIQFANKVPFYGAVAVNIDDPNIRDILPQIEKKVIKFGLSEDADIRGYNLQVIDGRYKFKVNDFGEIHLSIPGKHNVYNALSAISIAYELGVPFCVVKESLENFKNANRRFEIKHTDDITIIDDYAHHPTEIQATIKAAKEMFPDKRLIAVFQPHRYTRVFSLYDQFVESFDIPDITVITDIYPAGENPIDSVSGEKLAQDIRSKTGKNVYYSGDLQKTANLLSSLIRKNDVVLIMGAGSITKLADMLAEKLKNRRQV from the coding sequence ATGTTCAGAGGAAAAGTAAGAAGAATACATTTTATTGGCATAGGCGGTTCCGGTATGAATGGAATCGCACAGGTTTTACTAAACCAAGGATTTACCGTCACAGGCTCAGACCTTAAAGAAAGCCAGACAGTAATATCCCTGAAAGAAATGGGTGCCAAGGTTTTTATAGGCCATGACCCTAAAAATGTAGAAGGTGCTGATGTTGTAGTTTATTCCTCAGCTGTAAAACCAGACAATCCGGAACTTGTAAGGGCAAAAGAGCTTGGAATTCCAACTATTCCAAGGGGAGAGATGCTTGCTGAACTTATGAGGTTTAAATATGGTATAGCGATAGCAGGAAGTCACGGAAAAACAACAACAACCTCTATGGTTGGCTTTATACTGGGAAAAACCGGATATGACCCAACCGTTGTTATTGGTGGAAAGCTCGAGGCTTACGGTAGTAATGCAAAATTAGGAAGAGGTGAATTTATAGTCACAGAATCAGATGAAAGTGATGGTTCTTTTTTAAGGCTTACTCCCACAATTGTTTCCATAAATAACATAGATATGGAACACCTTGGATTTTATAAAAATCTTGATGATATAAAACAGGCATTCATCCAGTTTGCAAATAAAGTTCCATTCTACGGGGCTGTTGCTGTTAATATAGACGACCCAAACATAAGGGATATACTCCCCCAGATAGAAAAAAAGGTCATAAAATTCGGTCTTTCTGAAGATGCTGATATCCGTGGATACAACCTTCAGGTTATAGATGGTAGATATAAATTTAAGGTAAATGATTTTGGGGAAATACATCTTTCAATCCCAGGAAAACATAATGTTTATAATGCTTTATCAGCTATATCCATTGCATACGAGCTGGGGGTTCCTTTCTGTGTTGTTAAGGAATCCCTTGAAAACTTCAAAAATGCCAACAGAAGATTTGAAATTAAACATACAGACGATATCACAATAATAGATGATTATGCCCATCATCCGACGGAAATACAGGCAACTATTAAAGCTGCCAAGGAAATGTTTCCAGATAAAAGACTAATAGCAGTGTTCCAGCCCCACAGATACACCCGTGTTTTTTCCCTTTACGACCAGTTTGTTGAATCTTTTGATATTCCTGATATAACCGTTATTACTGATATATATCCTGCAGGAGAAAATCCAATAGATAGCGTAAGCGGCGAAAAACTTGCACAGGATATAAGAAGTAAAACAGGTAAAAATGTTTATTACAGCGGTGATTTACAAAAAACAGCTAATCTTTTAAGTTCTCTTATCAGAAAAAATGATGTGGTTTTAATAATGGGAGCAGGAAGTATAACTAAACTTGCAGATATGCTTGCTGAAAAACTGAAAAACAGGAGGCAGGTATGA
- a CDS encoding nicotinate phosphoribosyltransferase → MRFGFVNKDNMSLLTDLYELTMAQVYFKKGMNKTAIFDFYTRPVENRSYLINAGLEQLIYYLENVRFTEEDIDYLHSTGFFQEDFLKYLKNFRFTGNLYAIDEGEVIFPNEPVVQIEAPMIEAQIIETFLINTLQHPILVATKAMRCYSVAKGTVLVDFGLRRAHGTDAGMKAARASYIGGFAGTSNVLAGKEYGIPVVGTMAHSFILAHADEVQAFKDFASMYPENSILLVDTYDTIQGVYNAVKAIRELGFKWFKGIRLDSGDLLTLSKQAREILDKEGFKDAIIIASGGINEYKIKQLLDAGAPIDGWGVGTELVVSADLPYLDCAYKLVEYDGKAVMKFSKHKKTLPHKKQIYRFYKDGLFHKDIIAKFNEKIEGGEPILKQYMKDGKLIRELPSLTEIREKAINNLKKLPEELKDIEKTVHVLPEISPQIEKTMKELEKKYLGGEK, encoded by the coding sequence ATGAGATTTGGTTTTGTAAATAAAGATAATATGTCCCTCCTTACTGATCTTTATGAACTTACTATGGCGCAGGTTTATTTTAAAAAAGGAATGAATAAAACTGCTATTTTTGATTTTTATACAAGGCCTGTAGAAAATAGGTCATATCTTATAAATGCCGGACTGGAGCAACTAATTTATTACCTTGAAAATGTTAGATTTACCGAGGAAGATATAGATTATCTCCATTCAACAGGTTTTTTTCAGGAGGATTTCCTTAAATATCTAAAAAATTTCCGCTTTACAGGAAATCTATATGCAATTGATGAAGGGGAAGTAATTTTTCCTAACGAGCCTGTTGTTCAGATTGAAGCACCTATGATTGAAGCCCAGATAATAGAAACATTTCTCATAAATACTTTACAGCATCCTATTCTTGTTGCCACTAAAGCAATGAGATGCTATTCGGTGGCAAAGGGAACTGTCCTTGTTGATTTTGGTCTCAGGAGAGCCCATGGAACAGATGCCGGAATGAAAGCTGCAAGGGCTTCATATATAGGGGGATTTGCAGGAACTTCTAATGTTCTTGCAGGTAAGGAATACGGAATTCCGGTTGTTGGGACAATGGCTCACTCATTTATCCTTGCCCATGCCGATGAAGTTCAAGCATTTAAAGATTTCGCATCTATGTATCCTGAAAACTCAATACTTCTGGTTGATACTTATGACACAATTCAGGGTGTTTACAATGCAGTTAAAGCAATAAGAGAACTTGGTTTTAAATGGTTTAAAGGAATAAGATTAGACAGTGGAGATTTATTAACACTTTCAAAACAGGCAAGAGAAATCTTAGACAAGGAAGGATTTAAAGATGCAATCATTATTGCCAGCGGAGGCATAAATGAATACAAAATAAAACAGCTTTTAGATGCAGGGGCTCCGATAGATGGATGGGGGGTCGGAACAGAGTTAGTAGTTTCTGCTGACCTGCCTTATCTGGATTGTGCATATAAACTTGTTGAGTATGATGGAAAAGCTGTTATGAAATTCAGTAAACATAAAAAAACCCTTCCCCACAAAAAACAGATATATAGATTTTACAAAGACGGCCTATTCCATAAAGATATAATCGCTAAATTTAATGAAAAAATAGAAGGTGGGGAACCTATACTAAAACAATATATGAAAGATGGAAAACTTATCAGAGAATTACCTTCTCTTACAGAAATCAGAGAGAAAGCAATAAACAATCTGAAAAAACTACCGGAAGAACTAAAAGATATAGAAAAAACCGTTCATGTTTTACCGGAAATCAGTCCCCAGATAGAAAAAACAATGAAAGAATTAGAGAAAAAATATTTAGGTGGAGAAAAATGA
- a CDS encoding metal ABC transporter substrate-binding protein codes for MRKILTLFLLLITFSYGKPLIVTTVKPIADIISAVEGKKVEYLIPPGVSPHVYEFRISQLKKAYKADLFVFLGTGEPKLTGLLESIPKNKKIKVINIPNLKLLKDENGDIHPALWLDPDNARVIAKYITNKLSQIDPVNKEVYQQNLEKFLKQIKEIKEYGKNRFSKLPDKKFISYHYAWPYFTKAFGLEYIGVIEMGHGREPTPQHLLKIIYLIKKYKISAIFAAKQFYNPRYTKLIIDQTGIRVVFLDPFGIDKDYIQMLRFNIDQIYKAKTQ; via the coding sequence ATGAGAAAAATCCTTACTTTGTTTTTGCTTTTAATAACATTTTCTTACGGTAAACCCCTTATTGTAACAACAGTAAAACCAATAGCAGATATAATCTCTGCTGTAGAAGGGAAAAAAGTGGAATACCTTATTCCTCCTGGAGTATCTCCCCATGTTTATGAATTCAGAATATCCCAGCTAAAAAAGGCATACAAAGCAGATCTTTTTGTTTTTCTGGGAACAGGGGAGCCAAAACTCACAGGTTTACTGGAAAGCATTCCAAAAAACAAAAAGATAAAAGTAATAAATATCCCTAATCTAAAACTTTTAAAAGATGAAAATGGAGACATACATCCTGCACTATGGCTTGACCCTGATAATGCAAGAGTAATAGCAAAATACATAACAAATAAACTTTCTCAAATAGACCCAGTCAACAAAGAGGTTTATCAACAAAATCTTGAAAAATTTTTAAAACAAATAAAAGAAATCAAAGAATACGGGAAAAATAGATTCAGCAAACTACCTGATAAAAAATTCATCTCATATCATTATGCATGGCCTTATTTTACAAAGGCATTTGGACTTGAGTATATAGGTGTTATAGAAATGGGACATGGTAGAGAGCCTACTCCACAGCATTTACTGAAAATAATTTATTTGATTAAAAAATACAAAATATCTGCTATATTTGCAGCAAAGCAGTTTTACAATCCAAGATATACCAAACTGATTATTGACCAGACAGGTATAAGAGTTGTATTTTTAGATCCGTTCGGAATAGATAAAGATTATATTCAAATGCTCAGATTTAATATTGACCAGATATACAAAGCAAAAACTCAGTAA
- a CDS encoding cation diffusion facilitator family transporter, whose protein sequence is MENKNRLFIAIALNVLIVIAQIIAGLYSGSLALLTDAIHNFQDVVSLIIAYIAVVFMAKKPTKRMTFGYLRSEVMAGFINSAFLLGAIFLIILNSIERLFKPEEVQSIYLIVIGGIAFVINGFSAWLLGFHHHHHHGEEDHHHREDLNIRAAYLHLLSDAGISLGVVIGGIIMYFYGVYWVDPLISILFSLYILKETIPVLKKSYMILMEATPSNVNVADIKKEILSIPQIKDVHDIHVWALSSKDIYLSAHILLENQTSIEDFNKILEMLKERLDRYGINHITIQPEIKDFKCDYTY, encoded by the coding sequence ATGGAAAATAAAAATAGGCTTTTTATTGCTATTGCCCTTAATGTTCTGATTGTGATAGCCCAGATTATCGCAGGACTTTATTCAGGTTCGCTGGCACTTCTTACAGATGCTATCCATAATTTTCAGGATGTCGTTTCTCTAATAATTGCATATATAGCCGTTGTTTTTATGGCAAAAAAGCCAACTAAAAGGATGACCTTTGGATATCTCCGTTCCGAAGTAATGGCAGGTTTTATAAACTCCGCATTTTTGCTTGGTGCTATATTTCTAATTATCCTTAACTCTATAGAAAGGCTATTTAAACCTGAAGAGGTTCAGAGTATATATCTGATAGTTATCGGGGGAATAGCCTTTGTAATCAATGGATTTTCTGCATGGCTACTTGGTTTTCATCATCACCATCATCACGGAGAAGAAGACCACCATCACCGCGAAGATTTGAATATAAGAGCTGCTTATCTACATCTACTTAGCGATGCGGGAATTTCTCTTGGGGTGGTTATTGGTGGAATTATTATGTATTTTTACGGGGTTTACTGGGTTGACCCTCTTATATCAATACTGTTTAGTTTGTATATTCTGAAAGAAACAATTCCTGTCCTTAAGAAAAGTTACATGATTTTGATGGAAGCCACCCCTTCAAATGTAAACGTTGCTGATATAAAAAAGGAAATACTTTCTATCCCTCAGATAAAAGATGTTCATGATATTCATGTATGGGCTTTGTCCAGTAAAGATATATATCTGTCAGCCCATATTTTACTTGAAAATCAAACCTCAATAGAGGACTTTAATAAAATTTTGGAAATGCTAAAAGAAAGACTGGATAGATATGGCATAAACCATATTACCATCCAGCCTGAAATAAAAGATTTTAAATGCGATTATACTTACTGA